From a single Metopolophium dirhodum isolate CAU chromosome 6, ASM1992520v1, whole genome shotgun sequence genomic region:
- the LOC132947714 gene encoding uncharacterized protein K02A2.6-like — translation MWGYRTIIPDKFRAALLRELHSVHSGMSSMKAIARSYFWWPKLDSDIEDIARRCENCIQIRPAPPRAVLFPWTWPEQPWTRLHVDFLGPYKNKNFLVVIDATSKWLEAFETNLCTASTIITKMEELFARFGVPKSITSDGAKCFTGSEFNRFCTNGGIKHLVGAPFHPETNGAAESGVKILKNFFKKHKTTSTLLMQTFLLLYRNTPHSTTHQSPAKLLLGHNTRTPFDALIPDTKDVVSDNQTTQIKRHGKRQHNIGTGDSVAVRDYRDNDRKWAMGTVKDNIGKNVFEVETEEGNVWKKHSDQTIKIPTKETASKGETDNTMVTELIDEPDKSNNNDSASKTGLNVGSVSPQVVRIKKNPERYQSIDFRKE, via the coding sequence ATGTGGGGGTATAGAACTATAATTCCCGACAAGTTCAGAGCGGCATTATTGCGAGAGTTACATTCTGTACATTCGGGTATGAGCAGCATGAAAGCAATAGCACGCTCGTACTTCTGGTGGCCAAAGCTCGACAGCGACATCGAGGACATAGCGCGTAGGTGCGAAAATTGTATCCAAATAAGACCAGCACCGCCGAGGGCCGTACTCTTCCCGTGGACATGGCCGGAGCAACCGTGGACACGTTTGCACGTGGATTTTTTAGGTccttataaaaataagaacttCCTTGTTGTCATCGACGCGACTTCGAAATGGCTCGAAGCATTCGAAACTAATTTGTGTACGGCGAGTAccataataactaaaatggaAGAATTGTTCGCGCGTTTCGGAGTTCCCAAATCGATCACGTCAGACGGGGCAAAATGCTTCACGGGGTCCGAATTTAACAGATTCTGTACCAACGGGGGTATTAAGCACTTAGTTGGAGCACCGTTTCATCCAGAAACAAACGGCGCGGCCGAGTCGGGAgtcaaaatcttaaaaaattttttcaaaaaacataaaactacCAGCACATTGTTAATGCagacatttttattgttatatcgcAATACGCCCCATTCCACAACACACCAGTCACCAGCTAAACTATTGTTAGGTCATAATACGAGAACACCGTTTGACGCACTGATCCCCGATACAAAAGATGTAGTGAGTGACAATCAAACCACCCAAATTAAACGTCACGGTAAACGACAACATAACATAGGAACGGGCGATTCCGTGGCCGTGCGCGATTACCGGGACAATGATAGAAAATGGGCAATGGGCACGGTGAAAGATAACATAGGAAAAAACGTTTTCGAGGTGGAAACGGAGGAGGGGAACGTGTGGAAAAAACACTCAGATCAAACTATAAAAATCCCTACTAAAGAAACAGCATCAAAGGGGGAGACGGATAACACCATGGTGACTGAACTGATAGACGAACCGGATAAGTCAAATAACAACGATTCGGCATCAAAAACGGGCCTTAACGTAGGAAGTGTAAGCCCACAGGtagttagaataaaaaaaaatcccgaaCGGTACCAATCCatagattttagaaaagaataa